A genomic stretch from Elusimicrobiota bacterium includes:
- a CDS encoding glycosyltransferase family 4 protein yields MKLKICMLLERFYPVVGGTELQAQRLAVALINSGNDVFVLTTRLSGFLKFEVIDGLSIYRSFSRGKGTISSLFFLFSSFLFLLKNRQKYDIIQVYLASSHAFPAIIIKKLLGKKIILKFGGARKTGDIETSTAKPCGKLKLKIISQNFDAFVVPSKEVYQEVVSAGFPEKKISIIANGVDTSRFQPVSDNEKIRLRKLFNFPSEKLICVYTGRIEKGKGLEILLEVWKKIPEKIMLLIIGEGLLLDELKKAFPQKNIHFFGFQKNVADFLAVSNLFVLPSFGEGLSNALLEAMSSGLIILANNIPANAEVITDNHNGLLIDFRDINKAGSTISAISTNINSYLKLGIHARQTVIEKFSLPYIAKKYFQLYKKVLDKT; encoded by the coding sequence CTGAACTTCAGGCACAGCGATTGGCAGTCGCACTTATTAATTCCGGTAATGATGTTTTTGTTCTCACAACACGACTTAGTGGCTTTTTAAAATTTGAAGTTATAGACGGTTTGAGTATCTATAGAAGCTTTTCGCGTGGCAAAGGGACTATTTCTTCACTTTTTTTCTTGTTTTCATCATTTTTGTTTCTTCTTAAAAATCGTCAAAAATATGATATTATCCAGGTTTATCTCGCTTCATCTCATGCATTTCCAGCGATTATTATAAAAAAATTGCTCGGGAAAAAAATTATACTGAAATTTGGCGGTGCCAGAAAAACTGGTGATATTGAGACCTCCACTGCAAAACCTTGTGGAAAACTAAAACTTAAAATTATATCTCAAAATTTTGACGCTTTTGTTGTTCCAAGCAAAGAAGTTTATCAGGAAGTTGTTTCTGCGGGATTCCCTGAAAAAAAGATTTCTATAATTGCTAATGGCGTTGACACCAGCAGATTCCAGCCGGTCAGCGATAATGAAAAAATACGATTAAGAAAGTTGTTCAACTTCCCTTCTGAAAAACTGATTTGTGTTTATACAGGAAGGATAGAAAAAGGGAAGGGGCTTGAAATTCTGCTTGAAGTATGGAAAAAAATACCCGAAAAAATTATGCTTCTAATTATTGGAGAAGGTCTATTATTGGACGAATTAAAAAAGGCATTCCCACAAAAAAATATCCATTTTTTTGGATTCCAAAAAAATGTAGCGGATTTCCTTGCTGTAAGCAATTTGTTCGTTCTGCCATCTTTCGGAGAAGGATTATCTAACGCACTTCTTGAAGCAATGAGCAGTGGACTTATTATTTTAGCGAATAACATACCAGCCAATGCAGAAGTGATAACTGATAACCATAATGGTCTTTTGATAGATTTTAGAGACATAAATAAAGCTGGTTCTACTATTTCCGCTATATCTACAAATATAAACTCCTACCTGAAACTTGGAATTCATGCACGGCAAACCGTAATTGAAAAATTCTCACTGC